The Papaver somniferum cultivar HN1 chromosome 3, ASM357369v1, whole genome shotgun sequence genome includes a region encoding these proteins:
- the LOC113357514 gene encoding uncharacterized protein LOC113357514 isoform X2, which produces MVKDLDGLTEDERKALRGSKFAPLPPPPKSSLKTQPRLAHPGGPIATNKAAALAKFLERKLQDPDGLASINPALIERAVKNAKDTVKASGSSSSGYVIRHVSSFGDSEDSDEEIPRKMKDKASKVELKGQKLKKKKKKKAKQ; this is translated from the exons ATGGTGAAAGATTTGGACGGATTGACAGAAGATGAAAGGAAAGCATTGAGAGGTAGTAAATTTGCGCCACTTCCTCCACCACCAAAATCTTCTTTGAAGACTCAACCTAG GCTTGCGCACCCAGGTGGACCTATAGCTACAAACAAAGCGGCTGCTTTAGCAAAATTTCTTGAAAGAAAACTGCAGGACCCAGATGGCTTGGCTTCTATAAATCCAGCTCTTATTGAGCGTGCTGTCAAAAATGCGAAAGACACAGTAAAAGCTA GTGGGTCTTCGAGTTCGGGATATGTAATTCGGCATGTTTCCTCCTTTGGCGACTCAGAG GATTCTGACGAAGAAATTCCGAGAAAAATGAAAGATAAAGCATCAAAAGTCGAGCTTAAAGGACAGAagctgaagaaaaagaagaaaaaaaaggcaaaacAATAG
- the LOC113357514 gene encoding uncharacterized protein LOC113357514 isoform X1: MVKDLDGLTEDERKALRGSKFAPLPPPPKSSLKTQPRLAHPGGPIATNKAAALAKFLERKLQDPDGLASINPALIERAVKNAKDTVKASGSSSSGYVIRHVSSFGDSENLQDSDEEIPRKMKDKASKVELKGQKLKKKKKKKAKQ; this comes from the exons ATGGTGAAAGATTTGGACGGATTGACAGAAGATGAAAGGAAAGCATTGAGAGGTAGTAAATTTGCGCCACTTCCTCCACCACCAAAATCTTCTTTGAAGACTCAACCTAG GCTTGCGCACCCAGGTGGACCTATAGCTACAAACAAAGCGGCTGCTTTAGCAAAATTTCTTGAAAGAAAACTGCAGGACCCAGATGGCTTGGCTTCTATAAATCCAGCTCTTATTGAGCGTGCTGTCAAAAATGCGAAAGACACAGTAAAAGCTA GTGGGTCTTCGAGTTCGGGATATGTAATTCGGCATGTTTCCTCCTTTGGCGACTCAGAG AATTTGCAGGATTCTGACGAAGAAATTCCGAGAAAAATGAAAGATAAAGCATCAAAAGTCGAGCTTAAAGGACAGAagctgaagaaaaagaagaaaaaaaaggcaaaacAATAG